In Campylobacter vulpis, a genomic segment contains:
- a CDS encoding pilus assembly FimT family protein translates to MKKAFSLLELVLVMVILGIMIGFIGLNLRQDKLSEGARSILNDILYTRNLALMQNSFRTNELNHAKREWYKSRWQLYFINSAATNYEQTYTIFLDKNGDGNANLGKTNVNLDREIAVDIVNPTKLMNSGQSGVIHKDDEKASARFNIERRFGIEKVEFKGACSGTTRIIFDEFGRLYSPLRSAKNAFDKSLAKNSPTCILRLSSKHKKQICIVIDTLSGYAYIPKFSDFNTQFVFFKNKLVKCGKI, encoded by the coding sequence GTGAAAAAAGCCTTTAGTTTGCTTGAGCTTGTGCTTGTGATGGTAATTTTAGGGATAATGATAGGTTTCATAGGTTTAAATTTAAGGCAGGATAAATTAAGCGAGGGTGCAAGAAGTATTTTAAATGATATTTTATACACGAGAAATTTAGCCCTTATGCAAAACTCTTTTAGGACAAATGAGCTAAACCACGCTAAAAGAGAGTGGTATAAAAGCAGGTGGCAGCTTTATTTTATCAATTCCGCAGCGACAAATTACGAGCAAACTTATACAATTTTTTTAGATAAAAATGGCGATGGTAATGCAAATTTGGGCAAAACAAATGTGAATTTAGATAGAGAAATTGCCGTCGATATTGTAAATCCTACGAAATTGATGAATTCAGGACAAAGTGGGGTGATTCATAAAGACGATGAAAAAGCGAGTGCGAGGTTTAATATAGAAAGAAGATTTGGCATAGAAAAGGTTGAATTTAAGGGTGCTTGTAGTGGGACTACGCGTATTATTTTTGATGAATTTGGACGACTTTATTCTCCTTTAAGAAGTGCAAAAAATGCCTTTGACAAAAGTCTTGCTAAAAATTCTCCCACTTGTATTTTACGCCTTAGTTCCAAGCATAAAAAGCAAATTTGCATTGTTATAGACACGCTAAGTGGTTATGCTTATATCCCTAAATTTAGCGATTTTAACACGCAATTTGTTTTTTTTAAAAATAAATTGGTTAAATGTGGTAAAATATGA
- a CDS encoding methyl-accepting chemotaxis protein, with the protein MEFIADNSSKISQQINLLDEHAKNIGTSTELISEITEQTNLLALNAAIEAARAGEVGRGFAVVADEIRKLAEKTGSATEQIAMINKKIQEETLATVGAIEESIPLISQGKALSEGVRDSVEIIFNQANDSLIKAQEVNKEVAEQVNLMNEIEEKINFVANISEQTQKVVGESRNSMMELKDLSGNLQKEIQIFKL; encoded by the coding sequence ATGGAATTCATCGCAGACAATTCTTCTAAAATTTCTCAACAAATCAACCTGCTTGATGAACACGCCAAAAACATAGGCACAAGCACAGAATTAATTAGCGAGATAACTGAACAAACTAATCTACTCGCTCTTAATGCCGCCATAGAAGCAGCAAGAGCAGGTGAAGTAGGGCGTGGCTTTGCTGTCGTAGCTGATGAAATCCGCAAACTTGCAGAAAAAACAGGCTCAGCAACAGAGCAAATTGCAATGATAAATAAAAAAATTCAAGAAGAAACTTTAGCTACTGTGGGTGCTATTGAAGAATCTATCCCTCTTATTTCTCAAGGTAAAGCTTTAAGTGAGGGTGTTAGAGATAGTGTAGAGATTATTTTTAATCAAGCAAATGATAGTCTTATCAAAGCACAAGAGGTCAATAAAGAAGTTGCAGAACAGGTAAATTTGATGAATGAGATTGAAGAAAAAATTAATTTTGTTGCAAACATTTCAGAGCAAACGCAAAAAGTGGTTGGAGAAAGTAGAAATTCTATGATGGAACTTAAGGACCTTAGCGGTAATCTCCAAAAAGAAATTCAAATTTTCAAATTATAA